The genomic window AAGCAAATATCAGAAAAATTGTCACTTGATTTGTTCgacaagaaagaaaaagaaaacattaatacGTTGAAAGATTTCCCGTTGAAAGAACAACACGAATTGGATATTTTAGAACGGAAGTTACAAAATGACACAAGTTTTCGGGACGAAATGGTAAATTGAAGTTGGCatttaatgtaaaagtattttttaagatAGAAAGGACAACAGTTTTAAATctaactaattattataattattaaaaatattggacTTTATTACAGATTAAGCAATTGACACATATTCGCAGTGATTTAATGAGAAGCACTTCTGTTCGAATAATGAAACTTATTTTGTCAAACGAACTAGCTGTAAAATATAGTTGGTTTGGAGCCAAAAAGAAACAAAgcttttcttctttaaatttatgcaaAGTTGTTATAAGTAAGTTACTTAATTACAagcaattttcatatttatattataaattctattataaaatgttctattataaatatattttatttcatagcTGTGCTACGAAAAACACATCCAGATGCTTCTGATGACCAGATCTCAGCTCCAATCAAGATCTGGTTAGCCCATGCTAAAGAACGTCTCGACAGGCAACGACAACATGACAATGCAAATAACGCAGAAGAAGACACAGAATGAATGAATTTTATCACTGCATAGTAATGAAATGtgcaatattttaatgcaataatagTACAAAAACGAGACTAAATGCTGCCACAGTAATCATCATTAGCATAGGTATGTTTTGATGCGtacattaattacaatattaaatgtaatttttacgcTATCAATAACGCTGTGttactaaattgttttatttatagtttatcaATTGTTGATCTCCTTCGAGctatataagtatatatgaatttatacGTAAATCGTAAACAAAGTTGTACGCTTTTTTTTAAGACGGATCTAAACTGTGTTACTAAGATGTTAGAAATTGTTTTGACAGcgctcaattttaatttatccaattGTTAGTCTCCTTCGAGCCATATAagtatatatgaatttatacGTAAATCGTAAGTAAAATTGTACGCTTTTTTTTAAGACGGATCTAAGCTGTGTTACTAAgttgttagaaatttttttgacagcgc from Solenopsis invicta isolate M01_SB chromosome 2, UNIL_Sinv_3.0, whole genome shotgun sequence includes these protein-coding regions:
- the LOC105194722 gene encoding uncharacterized protein LOC105194722 translates to MDSRDLRYFRHFMISKIIHLEIAIRDIKKSVKQISEKLSLDLFDKKEKENINTLKDFPLKEQHELDILERKLQNDTSFRDEMIKQLTHIRSDLMRSTSVRIMKLILSNELAVKYSWFGAKKKQSFSSLNLCKVVITVLRKTHPDASDDQISAPIKIWLAHAKERLDRQRQHDNANNAEEDTE